The following proteins come from a genomic window of Microcoleus sp. bin38.metabat.b11b12b14.051:
- a CDS encoding AAA domain-containing protein, whose translation MPSLVTEDWGYKFSGDRTISKFIGQVEGDAALAKYCDWECRDRAEVVMSEIAGQSPSLFYVRRQKVNERFSEEEIWELVLATDRDDCELPELLQKADRTLRLLATVRIEDGIGGLKLLDAGLVATPRGRKDGYALPVQLRLLPKSRSPIPAKSIARIQQMPFWNDRHIPSTEQLKVWHTFLNVEKRIAEARQFCVPFRAHNYDSGFKIVTFEIDRNSATLDGYDENPLQIGDFRERLKQARNEDIILFDSPPGSRSGRDGETLGSIAEIEFDRGKLRIKLDVDLGDRLAGGRYQLPKQGFLYFEAAGDISQIDRKKKALKMLTDGRAQNPYLSEFIFDSSQARIPDKLVKLDREDLLNRNANDDQLAAVEMVLSARDLILIQGPPGTGKTTVIAEICYQIARQGGKTLIASQANLAVDNALSRLVHNPAIRALRKGKAHKVQEEGQPFLEENAIGTWLQNTAIDCEQKLSQRQVNVTSLRQLLADFDRFNAYFAAERAFFKEQKHLHDGKADIEEKLTAQSAAYQESLTAKSEIAFLFDGLANLLSAPEINWESSEVAEFMPKLKPYSEDNVLVENFMANVRICVNHTIQIGFDRPTCGAFGIAVWLRETVAAQISEFKTACDRAEEACHAMSGVAESLRMSRQLSDAVNQLQLGDKQNQTHRHNLEQKISNLELRKAEIAAVVVAVAGWIETADTGLYEVVKACWETGAMLTDDMVELPAGLLKIARQLKMPIVPPKCKVSLPDLDRLRQALSHEANAGFKDIQGQQFRFSEFLHLNLSQTPIVLTVGDRAQWQQLARDFASYSQISASQRKFIIDKASTFLANIQQFYSEALQPTQIQATCDRLVKELLHSILGNARQCIVPLKTETEQQLIKQQQLLDKIGQTVSQQQISAAQLQVETAQQAANLKISEVTNLLQAIVALPNVPEKLRILAEQYLAQKSNIWEQPQQFVKQVDVWKSSIIQLEKSITELHPFCILEVIKTTLDEQLSPLQIAATASQQQLAQLQTELSEITAQLQQQQPAPELIGERSWWESAWQNIPTKYQIEVPITGLFNVDFLSKIKRIFKHWQRELEREETALNRSQNLVTDWIEKLRNPSEKDRNDLKQIYIDNANVIGITCVQAASFDFSKNFPSFDAVIIDEVSKCTPPELLIPALKGRKLVLVGDHRQLPPMFNQSTIDDIAEDIGCTGDELSFIKESLFKILFENAGDGIKKMLTTQYRMHPQIMGAINQFYQQKLNCGILEADTRRAHHLTGEIIKEHNHILWVKTPVGQGFEEGKQGTSRLNVKEIDAIELLCEQMETAWRPKMVQGEPPKEIGIITFYGAQLNAIKDRIASERFPSLSIRTGTVDIFQGMERPVIIVSTVCNNVRGDIGFAKEPERVNVAFSRAQELLIVVGCHDLFTQQTGTVGKMYQEVSKTVRHCGGFVDVASILN comes from the coding sequence ATGCCATCTTTAGTAACAGAAGATTGGGGATATAAATTTAGTGGCGATCGCACAATTAGTAAGTTTATTGGCCAAGTTGAAGGAGACGCGGCTTTAGCGAAATATTGCGATTGGGAATGCAGAGATCGGGCGGAAGTTGTAATGTCGGAAATAGCCGGCCAATCTCCGAGTCTTTTCTACGTGCGGCGCCAAAAGGTAAATGAGAGATTTTCGGAAGAGGAAATCTGGGAATTGGTGCTTGCTACGGATCGAGATGATTGTGAATTACCCGAATTGTTGCAAAAAGCCGATCGCACTTTACGATTGTTAGCAACTGTACGCATAGAAGATGGAATCGGTGGCTTAAAACTGCTGGATGCTGGATTGGTAGCGACTCCGAGAGGTAGAAAAGATGGATATGCTTTGCCGGTACAGTTGCGACTTTTGCCGAAAAGTAGATCGCCAATTCCTGCAAAGTCGATCGCCCGCATTCAACAAATGCCATTCTGGAACGATAGACACATACCGAGTACCGAACAATTAAAAGTTTGGCACACTTTCTTGAATGTGGAAAAACGCATCGCCGAAGCGCGTCAATTTTGCGTACCTTTCCGCGCGCACAACTATGATTCTGGCTTCAAAATCGTTACTTTTGAAATCGATCGCAATTCGGCAACTCTTGACGGCTACGATGAGAATCCCTTACAAATCGGCGACTTTCGCGAAAGGCTGAAACAAGCCAGAAATGAAGACATTATTTTGTTTGATTCGCCGCCCGGAAGCAGAAGCGGGCGTGACGGCGAGACTTTGGGTAGTATTGCCGAAATTGAGTTCGATCGTGGTAAGTTACGGATTAAGTTAGATGTTGATTTGGGCGATCGCCTGGCGGGTGGCAGATATCAACTACCCAAACAAGGATTTTTGTATTTCGAGGCGGCGGGCGATATCAGTCAGATCGATCGCAAAAAGAAAGCTTTAAAAATGCTGACAGATGGGCGCGCTCAAAATCCCTATTTAAGCGAGTTTATATTCGACTCTTCCCAGGCGAGAATTCCCGACAAGCTGGTTAAGTTGGATCGGGAAGACTTATTAAATCGCAATGCTAATGATGATCAACTCGCCGCCGTAGAAATGGTGCTTTCGGCGCGGGATTTAATTCTAATTCAAGGCCCGCCGGGAACCGGGAAAACGACGGTGATTGCCGAAATTTGCTATCAAATTGCGCGTCAGGGTGGGAAAACTCTGATTGCTTCCCAAGCTAATTTAGCCGTTGATAATGCTTTGAGTAGGCTGGTGCACAATCCGGCGATTCGGGCTTTGCGGAAGGGAAAAGCCCATAAGGTACAGGAGGAAGGCCAGCCGTTTTTGGAAGAAAATGCGATCGGCACTTGGCTGCAAAATACGGCGATTGATTGCGAACAAAAGCTATCGCAGCGTCAAGTTAATGTGACATCTTTGCGGCAGTTGTTGGCAGATTTCGACAGATTTAATGCCTACTTTGCTGCTGAAAGAGCTTTTTTTAAAGAACAAAAACATCTGCACGACGGGAAAGCAGATATTGAGGAAAAGTTGACCGCGCAATCAGCAGCGTATCAAGAAAGTTTAACCGCAAAAAGTGAGATTGCATTTTTATTTGATGGGCTGGCTAATCTGCTATCTGCGCCGGAGATTAACTGGGAATCTTCGGAAGTTGCCGAGTTTATGCCGAAACTAAAACCTTATTCTGAAGATAATGTTTTAGTTGAAAACTTTATGGCGAATGTGCGGATTTGCGTGAATCATACTATTCAAATAGGATTCGATCGCCCGACGTGCGGCGCGTTTGGGATTGCGGTTTGGTTGCGGGAAACTGTAGCAGCGCAAATATCGGAATTTAAGACGGCTTGCGATCGCGCTGAGGAAGCTTGTCACGCTATGTCAGGGGTTGCGGAATCGTTGCGGATGTCGCGCCAGTTATCGGATGCAGTCAATCAGCTACAATTGGGCGACAAGCAAAATCAGACACACCGCCACAATCTCGAACAGAAAATCAGTAATTTGGAACTGCGAAAAGCCGAAATTGCCGCCGTTGTTGTCGCCGTTGCGGGATGGATTGAGACGGCGGATACGGGATTGTATGAAGTCGTGAAAGCTTGCTGGGAAACGGGCGCGATGCTCACGGATGATATGGTAGAATTGCCCGCAGGACTTTTGAAAATTGCCCGTCAGCTCAAAATGCCGATCGTCCCGCCGAAGTGTAAAGTCAGTTTACCTGATCTGGATCGGTTGCGACAAGCCCTATCCCACGAAGCCAACGCAGGTTTTAAGGACATTCAAGGGCAACAATTCCGGTTTAGCGAGTTTTTGCACCTAAATTTGAGTCAAACGCCGATCGTGCTCACTGTGGGCGATCGCGCACAATGGCAACAATTAGCCAGAGACTTCGCCAGCTATTCCCAAATTAGTGCCAGTCAACGCAAATTTATCATCGACAAAGCCAGCACTTTCTTAGCTAACATCCAACAATTTTACAGTGAAGCCTTGCAGCCAACTCAAATCCAGGCAACTTGCGATCGCCTAGTCAAAGAATTGCTGCACAGCATCCTCGGAAACGCCCGCCAGTGCATAGTTCCCCTAAAAACCGAAACCGAACAACAACTAATTAAACAGCAACAATTATTAGATAAAATAGGTCAAACCGTCAGCCAGCAGCAAATATCCGCCGCCCAACTTCAGGTAGAAACAGCGCAGCAAGCAGCCAACTTAAAAATTAGCGAAGTTACGAATCTATTGCAAGCAATTGTCGCATTACCAAATGTACCAGAAAAGTTGAGGATTTTAGCCGAACAATATCTCGCGCAGAAGTCGAATATTTGGGAACAACCGCAGCAGTTTGTCAAACAAGTTGACGTTTGGAAAAGTAGCATTATTCAACTTGAGAAATCCATTACTGAATTACATCCATTCTGCATTTTGGAAGTCATCAAAACTACTCTTGATGAGCAATTATCCCCCCTGCAAATTGCCGCCACAGCTTCCCAACAGCAACTCGCACAACTGCAAACAGAATTAAGCGAAATTACGGCTCAACTTCAACAGCAACAACCCGCGCCAGAATTAATCGGAGAGAGAAGTTGGTGGGAATCAGCATGGCAAAATATCCCGACTAAATACCAGATAGAAGTCCCGATTACGGGATTATTTAACGTAGATTTTTTAAGCAAAATCAAGCGTATATTCAAACATTGGCAGCGGGAATTAGAACGAGAAGAAACAGCCCTCAATCGTTCTCAAAACTTAGTCACAGATTGGATTGAAAAACTCCGCAATCCCTCAGAGAAAGACCGCAACGATTTAAAACAAATTTATATTGACAATGCGAACGTCATCGGCATTACCTGCGTACAAGCTGCGAGTTTCGATTTTAGCAAAAACTTTCCCAGCTTTGATGCAGTCATCATTGACGAAGTGAGCAAATGCACTCCGCCAGAATTATTAATTCCGGCTTTGAAGGGCAGAAAATTAGTATTAGTGGGCGATCACAGACAATTACCGCCAATGTTTAATCAAAGTACAATCGATGATATCGCCGAAGATATTGGTTGTACGGGAGATGAACTTAGCTTTATCAAAGAATCGCTGTTCAAAATATTGTTTGAAAATGCAGGCGACGGTATCAAAAAAATGCTGACAACTCAATACCGAATGCACCCGCAAATCATGGGCGCAATCAATCAGTTTTACCAGCAAAAGCTCAATTGCGGGATTTTGGAAGCAGACACGAGGCGCGCGCACCATCTCACAGGTGAGATCATTAAAGAACACAATCACATCCTGTGGGTGAAAACGCCCGTGGGACAAGGGTTTGAAGAGGGGAAACAGGGTACTTCGCGGTTGAATGTCAAGGAGATAGATGCGATCGAGCTTTTGTGCGAACAGATGGAAACCGCTTGGCGGCCTAAAATGGTACAGGGTGAACCACCGAAGGAAATCGGAATCATTACTTTTTACGGTGCTCAATTGAATGCAATTAAAGATAGAATCGCCTCCGAAAGATTCCCATCTTTGAGCATTCGTACTGGTACGGTTGACATATTTCAAGGCATGGAAAGACCTGTAATTATCGTCAGCACAGTATGTAATAATGTTAGGGGCGATATTGGATTTGCTAAGGAACCGGAACGGGTGAATGTGGCTTTTTCGCGCGCCCAGGAATTGCTGATAGTTGTCGGCTGTCACGATTTATTTACCCAACAAACAGGTACTGTGGGAAAAATGTATCAGGAAGTTTCAAAAACGGTGCGTCATTGCGGAGGTTTTGTAGATGTTGCTAGCATCC
- a CDS encoding serine/threonine-protein kinase, whose protein sequence is MSYCVNPECQKPENPNTAELCLNCGFNLLLRQRYRPIQVLGKGGFGKTFLAIDEDIPSQPRCAVKQFYFHDRDPEIFKKAVELFHQEAVRLDELGKHPQIPTLLAAFEQESHIYLVQEFIDGPTLKQELDQSVCDENQIWQLLQDLLPVLQFIHDKRVIHRDVKPENIIRRLSDNKLVLIDFGIAKLLTDSALLRSATLIGSQDYVAPEQMRGKVFPASDLYSLGVTCIRLMTQVPPLDMYDYKTERWYWREFLPKGTTIRADLGEILDKLLHTHLAQRYSFAEEVLQDIKAVLDVRDPDSVSQENPIVLNLIDTKIISYLKVLPATEYPVLAPKLVANYAETVSSSAISDFDFTMISAAGVDYTKLRYFLSTKKWKEADRETWAVMCQCLSLTPGTQLEVSQIYKLPCEDLQTVDRLWLHYSQGRFGFSVQKQIYESVKGDYVRFCDRVNWPTYNSTTSPGKVKFTQQAPIGHLPYRSWVGGIQWLRHLDALSAKLTECDKNCS, encoded by the coding sequence ATGAGTTACTGCGTAAATCCAGAATGTCAAAAACCCGAAAACCCCAACACCGCAGAACTTTGCTTAAACTGTGGCTTTAATCTGTTATTGAGACAGCGGTATCGCCCAATTCAAGTCTTAGGTAAAGGCGGATTCGGCAAAACTTTCCTTGCCATTGATGAAGACATTCCATCACAACCACGCTGCGCTGTCAAGCAATTTTATTTTCATGACCGCGATCCCGAAATCTTCAAGAAAGCTGTTGAATTATTCCACCAAGAAGCAGTCCGTTTAGACGAATTGGGAAAACACCCGCAAATTCCCACATTATTAGCAGCTTTTGAACAAGAAAGTCATATTTATTTAGTTCAAGAGTTTATAGATGGGCCGACTCTCAAGCAAGAATTAGACCAGAGTGTCTGCGATGAAAATCAAATTTGGCAACTGCTGCAAGACCTATTACCCGTGCTGCAATTCATCCACGACAAGCGCGTCATTCACCGCGATGTCAAACCGGAAAATATTATCCGCCGCCTGTCCGACAACAAACTCGTATTAATCGATTTTGGCATTGCCAAATTGCTGACTGATTCAGCTTTACTCCGTTCAGCAACCCTCATCGGAAGTCAAGATTATGTCGCCCCCGAACAAATGCGCGGTAAAGTATTTCCTGCTAGCGACCTTTACAGTTTAGGTGTTACTTGCATTCGCCTGATGACGCAGGTTCCGCCGTTGGATATGTATGATTATAAAACCGAGCGCTGGTACTGGCGAGAGTTTCTCCCCAAAGGTACGACTATTAGGGCCGATTTAGGTGAAATTTTAGATAAATTGCTGCACACTCATCTTGCTCAGCGCTACAGTTTTGCCGAGGAAGTTTTGCAAGATATTAAGGCAGTTTTAGATGTGCGCGATCCTGATTCTGTTTCGCAAGAAAATCCGATAGTTCTTAATCTCATTGATACCAAAATAATTTCTTATTTAAAAGTGCTTCCAGCTACTGAGTATCCAGTTTTAGCACCGAAATTAGTCGCCAATTACGCAGAAACTGTTTCCTCATCTGCGATTTCAGATTTTGATTTTACCATGATTTCAGCAGCGGGAGTTGATTATACCAAACTGCGGTATTTTTTGTCAACAAAAAAGTGGAAAGAAGCCGATCGCGAAACTTGGGCTGTAATGTGTCAGTGTCTGTCGCTGACACCGGGAACTCAGCTAGAAGTCAGCCAAATTTATAAGTTACCATGCGAAGATTTGCAAACAGTCGATCGCCTGTGGCTGCACTACAGTCAAGGTCGGTTTGGCTTCAGCGTCCAAAAGCAAATCTACGAAAGTGTCAAGGGAGATTATGTCAGATTTTGCGATCGGGTAAACTGGCCAACATACAATTCAACTACCAGTCCAGGAAAAGTTAAATTTACTCAGCAAGCACCAATCGGACACCTCCCATATCGCAGTTGGGTAGGCGGCATTCAGTGGCTGCGGCACCTCGATGCCCTGTCAGCAAAATTAACCGAATGCGACAAGAATTGTAGTTGA
- a CDS encoding sirohydrochlorin chelatase, which translates to MKSSSNINITSILKLRSTYLLVSHGSRDPRPQLGLENLSQLLSQKLPDSFSAVATATLELGPAPLHEQISNFGEHTLSLGLTELQILPVFLLPGVHVADDIPTEVEIAQKTFGSKLKIEVRPHLGTQAAGLTNLLKTQMQAVAFLPNLLSPKWILLSHGSRRPGGNSTVEEIASQLSAETAYWSVKPSLSEQIDNLVRGGQQQIGIVPYFLFNGGITDAIAKNVDQLQQQFPTAELHLANPLGASVELADLIHNLIQK; encoded by the coding sequence TTGAAATCATCATCGAACATAAACATCACATCCATATTGAAATTGCGATCGACCTATTTATTAGTTTCCCACGGCAGCCGCGACCCCAGACCCCAACTAGGTTTGGAAAATCTAAGTCAACTGCTGTCTCAAAAATTGCCTGACTCGTTCTCCGCAGTAGCCACCGCTACCCTAGAACTCGGCCCCGCGCCACTCCACGAACAAATTAGCAATTTTGGGGAACATACCCTTTCCCTCGGACTGACAGAATTGCAAATTCTCCCTGTATTTCTATTACCGGGAGTTCATGTCGCCGACGACATCCCGACAGAGGTGGAAATTGCCCAAAAAACTTTTGGTTCCAAACTAAAAATAGAAGTGCGCCCGCATTTAGGTACTCAAGCAGCAGGCTTAACAAACTTGCTAAAAACTCAGATGCAAGCAGTAGCTTTTCTCCCCAATTTGTTATCGCCAAAATGGATTTTACTATCCCACGGTAGCCGCCGCCCCGGAGGTAACTCGACAGTTGAAGAAATCGCCAGCCAACTCAGTGCAGAGACAGCTTATTGGTCGGTAAAGCCGAGTTTGTCAGAACAAATCGACAATTTAGTTCGCGGTGGACAGCAGCAAATAGGAATTGTGCCATACTTCTTGTTTAATGGAGGAATTACAGATGCGATCGCCAAAAATGTCGATCAGCTACAGCAGCAATTTCCCACAGCAGAGCTTCATCTCGCAAATCCTCTAGGCGCAAGTGTAGAATTAGCAGACTTAATTCATAATTTAATTCAAAAATGA
- the cobA gene encoding uroporphyrinogen-III C-methyltransferase: MNRRDTEDVKESRKMSLGKVYLVGAGPGDPGLMTLKGKALLECADVVIYDALVSPQILAVINPQAERIDAGKRKGRHSLMQDETTQLMIEKAQDNAIVVRLKGGDPFIFGRGGEEMEDLVKAGVSVEVVPGVTSGIAAPAYAGIPLTHRSYSSSVTFVTGHESAGKYRPEVNWQAIARGSETIVVYMGIHNLPYIVGELTAAELSAETPIALVRWGTRPEQEELIGTLSTIVEQVEAAGFSAPAIAVIGNVVNLHSILSGCRPVSQIVKSAE; encoded by the coding sequence ATGAACCGCAGAGACACAGAAGACGTAAAGGAATCCAGAAAAATGTCTTTAGGTAAAGTGTATTTAGTAGGTGCAGGCCCCGGAGATCCGGGCTTGATGACTTTAAAGGGAAAAGCTCTGTTAGAGTGTGCAGATGTGGTGATTTACGACGCCTTAGTCAGCCCTCAAATTTTGGCAGTCATCAACCCCCAAGCAGAACGAATCGATGCCGGCAAACGCAAAGGGCGTCACTCGTTAATGCAGGACGAAACTACTCAGCTAATGATCGAAAAAGCTCAAGATAATGCGATCGTAGTTCGTCTCAAAGGCGGCGATCCATTTATTTTCGGGCGCGGCGGCGAAGAAATGGAAGATTTGGTCAAAGCTGGAGTTTCTGTAGAAGTTGTACCCGGTGTCACTTCTGGGATTGCGGCCCCGGCTTATGCGGGAATTCCTCTGACACATCGATCGTACAGTTCGTCAGTCACCTTTGTCACCGGCCACGAATCAGCGGGAAAATATCGGCCAGAGGTAAATTGGCAGGCGATCGCCCGTGGCTCCGAAACCATTGTAGTATACATGGGAATCCACAATTTACCTTATATAGTCGGCGAATTAACAGCAGCCGAATTGAGTGCAGAAACGCCCATAGCCTTAGTGCGCTGGGGAACGCGCCCGGAACAAGAAGAATTGATCGGCACTTTGAGTACAATTGTAGAGCAAGTTGAGGCCGCTGGATTTTCCGCACCTGCGATCGCCGTAATCGGAAATGTCGTCAATTTGCACTCAATATTGTCAGGCTGTCGGCCTGTTTCCCAGATTGTAAAATCAGCGGAATAA
- a CDS encoding transglycosylase domain-containing protein, whose translation MTPPQPPRKPQTVLGAITQAVQTIAKVNFNQLALKPNAKVPELWVQDAGAAKAEVYPLLGDRYLLGRSSKASDIVVRNPVVSHVHLSLARDTRRRTPFVIKDEDSTNGIYRGKRRIKSMSLRHGDVFTLGPPELAAAVRVQYVDPPPWYLEFLRYSFYGVSGITTLIAILVGVESTKFQVRPLPRSINGPVIVYARDGQTPLRPPQNNAHLELKKLQDFSPYLSKAVLASEDSRYNWHVGVDPLGILRALLTNVRGGGIREGGSTLTQQLARSLFRDYVGTQDSGGRKFREAVVALKLETYYSKDELLLTYLNRVFLGIDLYGFEDASRFYFAKSAKDLSLSEAATLAGILPGPNSFNPIQNYQLAVQYRDRVIERMRAMGTVSQEEADRARRSRIDINPKARQYLQSTIAPYFYNYVFDELEFLLGEQLAREGNFIVETGLNPSLQKVAEASLKNAVENAGASAGFSQGAVVTLNTKTGEVLALVGGVDYLQSQFNRATQALRQPGSTFKIFTYTAALERGIPASKTYSCEPLSWGGQSYNGCARTSGSADMYRGLAQSENPVALRVAQDVGLDNVVEMARRLGITSPLRSAPGLVLGESEVNVLQLTGAFGVLANRGLGNRPHVIKRIIDSSDCKDRNDFKSCRVIYDYQKDGVANRQLVSEGVADTMTDMLQGVVRGGTGSSAALGLGEAGKTGTTNDNKDLWFVGYIPSEQMVTGVWLGNDDNSPTGGGSANAAQLWGEYMRQVAR comes from the coding sequence ATGACCCCACCGCAGCCGCCCCGCAAACCTCAAACCGTCTTGGGTGCGATTACCCAAGCAGTCCAGACAATTGCTAAGGTTAATTTTAACCAGCTAGCCCTGAAACCGAATGCCAAAGTACCCGAACTCTGGGTGCAGGATGCGGGTGCAGCTAAAGCTGAGGTATATCCGCTATTGGGCGATCGATATTTGTTAGGTCGATCGTCCAAAGCTTCAGATATTGTAGTTCGCAACCCCGTTGTTAGTCACGTCCACCTATCCCTAGCACGGGATACTCGACGGCGCACACCTTTTGTAATCAAAGACGAAGACTCTACAAACGGCATTTACAGGGGAAAAAGACGAATTAAAAGTATGTCCCTGCGTCACGGAGACGTGTTCACATTAGGCCCACCGGAACTCGCCGCCGCCGTTAGAGTTCAGTACGTAGATCCGCCACCTTGGTATTTAGAATTTTTGCGCTACAGCTTTTACGGTGTCAGCGGAATCACCACTCTAATCGCTATTTTGGTTGGTGTTGAATCAACTAAGTTTCAAGTACGGCCTCTACCGAGAAGCATTAATGGGCCCGTGATAGTTTACGCCCGCGACGGTCAAACTCCGCTGCGTCCTCCTCAGAATAACGCTCACTTAGAATTAAAGAAATTGCAGGATTTTTCGCCTTATTTATCCAAGGCGGTACTGGCTTCGGAAGACAGCCGCTACAACTGGCACGTAGGGGTAGATCCGCTGGGGATTTTGCGGGCGCTATTGACAAATGTTCGCGGGGGAGGAATTCGCGAAGGTGGCAGCACTTTGACGCAGCAGTTAGCGAGGAGTTTGTTTCGAGATTATGTAGGTACTCAAGATTCGGGGGGACGCAAGTTCCGGGAAGCCGTGGTTGCGTTGAAACTGGAGACTTATTACAGCAAAGATGAGCTGTTGCTGACTTATTTAAATCGAGTGTTTTTGGGAATTGACCTCTACGGTTTTGAGGATGCGTCTCGATTTTATTTTGCCAAGTCGGCGAAGGACTTGAGTTTGTCTGAGGCGGCGACTTTGGCGGGTATTTTGCCCGGGCCAAACAGTTTCAATCCGATTCAAAATTATCAGTTGGCGGTGCAGTATCGCGATCGGGTAATCGAACGAATGCGCGCGATGGGGACAGTTTCTCAGGAAGAAGCCGATCGCGCGAGGCGATCGCGAATTGACATCAATCCCAAAGCCCGCCAATACCTCCAAAGTACGATCGCGCCTTATTTCTACAATTATGTCTTTGACGAATTGGAGTTTTTGTTGGGGGAGCAGTTAGCCAGAGAAGGGAATTTTATTGTAGAAACAGGCTTGAATCCCAGCCTGCAAAAAGTAGCTGAAGCTTCCCTCAAAAATGCCGTCGAAAATGCGGGAGCGAGTGCAGGTTTTTCTCAAGGAGCCGTCGTAACTCTCAATACTAAAACAGGAGAAGTCTTAGCTTTAGTTGGGGGCGTAGATTACTTGCAAAGTCAGTTTAATCGGGCAACCCAAGCATTGAGACAGCCCGGTTCTACATTTAAGATTTTCACCTATACAGCCGCCCTAGAACGCGGCATACCAGCCAGCAAAACTTATTCTTGCGAGCCACTTTCCTGGGGGGGACAAAGTTACAACGGCTGCGCCAGAACCAGCGGTAGTGCGGATATGTATCGGGGTTTAGCACAGTCGGAAAATCCCGTTGCTTTGAGAGTCGCCCAAGATGTCGGTTTAGACAATGTAGTGGAGATGGCGAGACGTTTGGGAATTACATCTCCCCTGCGTTCTGCCCCTGGTTTGGTATTAGGTGAAAGTGAAGTTAATGTATTGCAATTAACGGGTGCGTTCGGAGTTTTAGCGAATCGGGGTTTGGGGAATCGCCCCCACGTAATCAAGCGAATTATTGATAGCAGCGACTGCAAAGATCGAAATGATTTTAAAAGTTGTCGGGTGATTTATGATTATCAAAAAGATGGCGTTGCTAACCGGCAGTTAGTTTCTGAAGGGGTAGCGGATACGATGACTGATATGCTGCAAGGAGTTGTCCGGGGAGGTACTGGTAGCAGTGCTGCTTTGGGGTTGGGAGAAGCTGGAAAAACAGGCACAACTAATGATAATAAAGATTTGTGGTTTGTTGGTTATATTCCCAGCGAGCAAATGGTGACAGGAGTTTGGTTGGGAAATGATGATAATTCTCCGACTGGCGGAGGTAGTGCAAATGCTGCTCAGTTGTGGGGAGAATATATGCGGCAGGTGGCGCGTTGA
- a CDS encoding Uma2 family endonuclease encodes MTAVAAKRFTIAEYHRLGELGFFEPHDRVELIRGEIVLLPQNTTFHSDCYANLVDSLVILLGDRAIVRGQQPIILYGESETVPDAVVARNRADDYLASTPEPADILLVVEIAGATLSYAQREKLSVYAEDGISDYWILNLVDNCLEIYHDPYQDNQGRFGYRLKRIVLPHETVGMLCFPDFCLDLSRIFPAPDDV; translated from the coding sequence ATGACTGCTGTTGCTGCAAAACGCTTTACTATCGCTGAATATCACCGCCTGGGTGAATTGGGTTTTTTTGAACCGCACGATCGGGTAGAGTTGATTAGAGGAGAAATCGTACTGCTGCCACAAAATACAACATTCCACTCGGATTGCTATGCTAATTTGGTTGATTCTCTAGTTATACTTTTGGGCGATCGCGCGATCGTGCGGGGACAACAACCGATTATTTTGTATGGTGAGAGCGAAACTGTGCCGGATGCGGTAGTTGCTCGCAATCGAGCTGATGATTATTTGGCTTCTACACCGGAACCTGCGGATATTTTGTTGGTAGTTGAGATTGCTGGTGCGACTTTGAGTTACGCTCAGAGGGAAAAATTATCGGTTTATGCTGAAGATGGCATCTCGGATTACTGGATATTGAATTTAGTCGATAATTGCCTAGAAATTTATCACGATCCGTATCAAGATAATCAAGGTAGGTTTGGTTACAGGTTGAAAAGAATTGTTTTGCCGCATGAAACGGTGGGAATGCTGTGTTTCCCAGATTTTTGTCTTGATTTATCGAGGATATTTCCGGCGCCGGATGATGTTTAA
- a CDS encoding photosystem II reaction center protein J, giving the protein MFSESGRIPLWLVATVAGLGALSILALFFYGAYAGLGSSM; this is encoded by the coding sequence ATGTTTAGTGAAAGTGGCAGAATTCCATTGTGGCTGGTAGCTACTGTCGCAGGCCTCGGTGCTCTGAGCATTTTGGCTCTTTTCTTCTACGGCGCTTATGCCGGTTTGGGTTCTTCGATGTAA
- a CDS encoding photosystem II reaction center protein L — translation MPERVPNPNEQPVELNRTSLYLGLLMIFTLGILFSSYFFN, via the coding sequence ATGCCTGAGCGCGTTCCCAATCCCAACGAGCAGCCCGTCGAGTTAAATCGGACTTCCCTATATTTGGGTTTGTTGATGATTTTTACTCTGGGTATTTTGTTCTCCAGTTATTTCTTTAATTAA
- the psbF gene encoding cytochrome b559 subunit beta: MTSRTPNNEPISYPIFTVRWLAVHTLGVPTIFFLGAIAAMQFIQR, translated from the coding sequence ATGACTAGCAGAACGCCAAACAATGAGCCGATTTCGTATCCGATTTTTACGGTACGCTGGTTGGCAGTTCATACTTTAGGTGTCCCAACAATTTTCTTTTTGGGCGCGATCGCAGCAATGCAATTTATTCAACGATAG